In Leptospira congkakensis, a single window of DNA contains:
- a CDS encoding alpha/beta hydrolase: protein MKKILSTFIIFLTFFLLGAGYYFSSSIVSFPITSLEEDKERLKILSFGDFGLPEPESIRFQNGSLRLRGWYFKNPKKKKCGVVLLHGHTRTRYGVLKYAPLFWKRGCSLFTYDARRHGESAGEYGTYGFYEKQDLERAIEFFSEISTVPEEEIGIFGASFGAATALQYAEGRSDFAFVIADSPFMDMRSIVEKRAVDLYSPLVLFLSPIALSIAEVRADFLVDEVSPKKAAKSITLPVLLIHSKTDEFTPVSHSEEIFQNLKSNRKQLLITDWGAKHCKSIDTRYNEYEAVVNTFLKENTSFPK from the coding sequence ATGAAAAAGATTCTCAGTACATTTATTATTTTTCTCACCTTTTTTTTGCTAGGTGCAGGTTATTATTTTTCATCTTCCATTGTATCCTTCCCAATCACGAGTTTAGAAGAAGACAAAGAAAGGTTAAAAATCCTTTCTTTCGGTGATTTCGGACTTCCTGAACCGGAATCCATTCGATTCCAAAATGGAAGTTTGCGACTTCGCGGTTGGTACTTCAAAAATCCAAAAAAGAAAAAATGCGGAGTTGTTTTGCTCCATGGTCATACAAGAACTCGTTACGGAGTTCTGAAATATGCCCCACTGTTTTGGAAACGTGGTTGCAGTTTGTTTACTTATGATGCAAGACGCCATGGGGAAAGTGCTGGAGAATACGGAACGTACGGATTTTATGAAAAACAAGATTTAGAACGAGCCATTGAGTTTTTTTCAGAAATCAGTACTGTTCCAGAGGAAGAAATTGGAATCTTCGGTGCTTCCTTTGGAGCTGCCACTGCCTTACAATATGCAGAAGGACGGAGTGACTTCGCCTTTGTCATCGCAGATTCGCCGTTTATGGATATGCGTTCGATTGTGGAAAAAAGGGCTGTGGATTTATATTCTCCTTTGGTTTTGTTTCTTTCTCCCATTGCTCTATCCATTGCTGAAGTCCGTGCGGATTTTCTTGTCGATGAAGTATCCCCTAAGAAGGCAGCCAAATCCATAACTTTACCAGTTTTACTCATTCATTCTAAAACAGATGAGTTCACACCGGTTTCCCATTCGGAAGAAATTTTTCAAAATCTAAAATCAAACCGCAAACAACTTTTGATTACTGATTGGGGTGCTAAACACTGTAAGTCGATCGATACAAGGTATAACGAATACGAAGCAGTAGTAAATACTTTCCTAAAAGAAAATACATCCTTTCCTAAATGA
- a CDS encoding pyridoxal phosphate-dependent aminotransferase — MKLVARRLDVVEPSPTLAITAKANQLKASGLDVVGFGAGEPDFDTPTHIKEAAKKAMDQGKTKYTPVSGTVSLKEAIIRKLETENGLKYEKNQIIVGTGGKQVLYNFFMATINPGDEVIIPAPYWVSYADIVRLAEGTPVIVATDISSGFKITAEQLEKAITPKTKVFIFNSPSNPTGAAYTRADVEALVKVLEPKDIITVSDDIYEKIIYDGLEFVNPAMISQKMKEKTFVINGVSKAYSMTGWRIGYGAGNAEIVKNMDTMQGQSTSNASSISQAAAEAALTGDQTPVADMLKAFDKRRKLIVGLLREIPGVECRMPEGAFYAFPYITGVYETPGFKRLLAEKKESSYSKLFCDVLLDKYNVAAVPGIAFGDDKAIRLSYALGDKDIEKGVARIKQMVEDLQK; from the coding sequence ATGAAACTTGTAGCAAGACGACTGGATGTCGTAGAACCTTCCCCCACACTCGCAATCACAGCAAAAGCAAACCAGCTGAAAGCGAGTGGATTAGATGTTGTTGGATTTGGCGCAGGGGAACCTGACTTTGATACACCTACACATATCAAAGAAGCTGCTAAAAAAGCAATGGACCAAGGGAAAACCAAATACACTCCTGTGAGTGGAACTGTTTCTTTGAAAGAGGCAATCATTCGTAAATTGGAAACCGAAAACGGTCTCAAATACGAAAAGAACCAAATCATCGTTGGAACAGGTGGGAAACAGGTTCTCTACAATTTTTTTATGGCAACGATCAATCCTGGTGATGAGGTAATCATTCCGGCACCGTATTGGGTAAGTTATGCGGACATCGTTCGTTTGGCGGAAGGAACTCCGGTGATTGTGGCTACTGATATTTCTAGTGGATTTAAAATCACTGCGGAACAATTAGAAAAGGCAATCACTCCCAAAACTAAAGTTTTTATTTTTAATTCCCCATCCAACCCAACAGGTGCTGCTTATACACGCGCGGATGTAGAAGCTCTTGTTAAGGTTTTGGAACCAAAAGATATCATTACAGTTTCAGATGATATTTATGAAAAAATCATTTATGATGGATTGGAATTTGTAAATCCTGCCATGATCTCACAGAAGATGAAGGAAAAAACCTTTGTGATCAATGGAGTGTCCAAAGCATACTCGATGACAGGATGGAGGATTGGATACGGAGCAGGGAATGCGGAGATAGTCAAAAACATGGATACCATGCAAGGCCAATCCACAAGCAATGCTTCGTCCATTTCGCAAGCAGCAGCAGAAGCGGCCCTTACGGGAGACCAAACTCCAGTAGCGGATATGCTCAAAGCTTTTGACAAACGCCGTAAACTGATCGTGGGACTTTTACGTGAGATTCCAGGTGTGGAATGCCGAATGCCAGAAGGTGCTTTTTACGCTTTCCCATATATCACAGGTGTGTATGAAACTCCTGGGTTTAAGCGACTGCTCGCAGAAAAAAAAGAAAGTTCTTACTCCAAACTCTTTTGTGATGTCCTACTTGATAAATACAATGTAGCGGCGGTTCCTGGAATTGCTTTCGGGGATGATAAAGCCATTCGATTGTCTTATGCGTTAGGTGATAAAGACATTGAAAAAGGTGTCGCTCGCATCAAACAAATGGTTGAGGACTTACAAAAATAA
- a CDS encoding LA_0442/LA_0875 N-terminal domain-containing protein, which yields MKKTLFLSLLILLSFPLLAVNTVILKNGKTLKGKVTDQNERGLTVQTPEGPQTISKSQILKVVYKDVSEQEAEKIRIAEEKKLKAKEEKEKAKLEKERLLAEAKEQKRLEEEAKLAEQTRLLEEKTKETEAEKEARAEAEWLATRKLGPSPAVSQCGGRLAILWRSAILPGWGQLCGGYYVSAGTFSTLFLGTLLYSLGPLRTEEKNAQSHYDKMVLLNQIGGPGTRFNAQNISLPSEFIGGYLETSITEDLIAKSKNNAKEANTKHLAGLGTAGIIYITNLVHAYMIGRDRYPDRPSVTTGGKQIREGLDWDTSWDRPYSVTGIRPQTNSVYAEVRYSILF from the coding sequence ATGAAAAAAACACTCTTTTTGTCTCTCCTCATTCTACTTTCTTTCCCACTCCTCGCAGTCAATACCGTCATTCTAAAAAATGGGAAGACTCTAAAAGGAAAGGTAACCGACCAAAATGAACGAGGACTCACAGTTCAAACTCCAGAAGGGCCACAAACCATTTCGAAATCTCAAATTTTGAAAGTTGTCTATAAAGATGTGAGCGAACAAGAAGCCGAAAAAATTCGAATTGCCGAAGAAAAAAAATTAAAAGCAAAAGAAGAGAAGGAAAAAGCAAAACTCGAAAAAGAACGTTTGCTTGCCGAAGCCAAAGAACAAAAACGATTAGAAGAAGAAGCCAAACTTGCAGAACAAACAAGACTCTTGGAAGAAAAAACCAAAGAAACCGAGGCGGAAAAAGAAGCTAGGGCCGAGGCAGAATGGCTCGCCACAAGAAAACTTGGCCCTTCCCCCGCTGTGTCCCAATGTGGTGGTCGACTAGCAATTCTTTGGCGGTCTGCCATTTTACCAGGATGGGGACAATTATGTGGAGGGTATTATGTATCTGCAGGAACATTTAGTACTTTGTTTTTAGGAACCCTTCTCTATTCCCTTGGCCCCCTTCGCACTGAAGAAAAAAACGCACAATCACATTACGACAAAATGGTATTACTCAACCAAATCGGCGGACCTGGAACAAGGTTTAATGCACAAAACATTAGTTTGCCTTCTGAATTTATTGGAGGATATCTTGAAACTTCCATTACAGAGGATCTAATTGCCAAAAGCAAAAACAATGCCAAAGAAGCAAATACCAAACACTTAGCTGGGCTTGGAACAGCAGGTATCATTTACATTACTAATTTAGTGCATGCTTATATGATCGGACGCGACCGTTATCCTGACCGCCCCAGTGTCACAACAGGGGGAAAACAAATCCGCGAAGGTTTAGACTGGGATACTAGTTGGGACAGACCTTATTCTGTGACTGGCATTCGACCACAAACCAATTCAGTTTATGCCGAAGTTCGGTATTCCATTCTATTCTAA
- a CDS encoding CsgG/HfaB family protein translates to MKSYLACLSLLLSFSFANCRTMDAAVQYPDSTKADLGISKVAVLLFDIEEAKWGDEFTDAVSLQIAKLLPMRVIEREQLSKVVNEQSFSKTGIIDTQTAVRLGKVLGVDALIFGRGSALKKYDEKGKLIPNLIDTISLKIVHIESGHVIVNARKKPGTDWTLGRLLQYTLGLGLIWSRDDILIATSQYDFVAESLVEHIVSELKK, encoded by the coding sequence ATGAAATCGTATTTAGCGTGTCTATCCCTCCTCCTAAGTTTTTCCTTCGCAAATTGTCGTACGATGGATGCTGCCGTCCAATATCCTGATTCCACCAAAGCAGATCTGGGCATCTCGAAAGTAGCAGTTTTGCTTTTCGACATTGAAGAGGCAAAATGGGGAGACGAATTTACAGACGCTGTTTCTTTACAAATTGCAAAACTCCTCCCCATGAGAGTCATCGAAAGGGAACAACTTTCTAAAGTTGTGAACGAACAAAGTTTTTCTAAAACAGGAATCATTGATACACAAACCGCTGTTCGTCTAGGAAAAGTTCTAGGTGTAGATGCCCTCATATTTGGCAGAGGTTCTGCTCTCAAAAAATATGATGAAAAGGGAAAACTCATCCCCAATTTAATCGATACAATTTCTTTGAAAATTGTTCATATCGAATCAGGACATGTCATTGTCAATGCTCGTAAAAAACCAGGAACCGATTGGACTCTTGGCCGACTGCTCCAATATACTTTAGGTTTAGGACTAATTTGGAGCCGTGATGATATTCTTATCGCCACCAGCCAATATGATTTTGTAGCCGAAAGTCTGGTGGAACATATCGTTTCCGAACTTAAGAAATAA
- a CDS encoding chitobiase/beta-hexosaminidase C-terminal domain-containing protein, with the protein MRIQKQTYLLSFLVLFTNNCVFFLPNGNTQTGFNPLVFLLGLVGGSSTSSQNLTPGTVVDLSGDGKLDGTLVDADGDGVSDGINLTGGTTPNLILFDTNGDGIPDAVDSNGDGIPEYFISPKPPGFLTTGPGGTGNPVVIIVDANGNPLGFDTDGDGTPNDTAIVTILSDTTPPTITSSLLTGLYSTSQTTTLTCSDNKAPGSIVYTLDASAPKFAPKNGTVIAKPSKVVSLSTEGSHTLQVICRDLAGNVSTPISIVYTIDTKIPALTIVSQSSTAISASANAIGSSTVIWRSDRSGSFTVREGSSCDSGTIVSTGSASANVDQSFVRSQTHFTTEGTKTYRICVTASNGLTGFVSLSLQRDDTAPVVTAEPGAGNYGVATSVSLSCADTGGSGCEQIAYAVQTGSAPTNPAIQGTTGTISSGTLYTSPIAMTDASVTYTKFVARDKAGNVSSVSSQNYTVDTQVATITVNSHTAAINGSANVSLSWQSSKAGSYQIRLGGNSCTTGTALTNTGSNANVTGNASAATDITSTIANSHFAEGETTIRICVANLIVNFGSTTRMTMKDTTAPILTMASPTGSGPYASGTQLQLSCSDTGGSGCDKIIYTLNGTEPTFDGSGSVTNGIVYSSPVALPNGSNQIKYLARDLAGNLSTAGNQSLQVGPPNAPAFVEAQAGGTTAVVKWWSVSGATSYTVYYGTSPGVTTASTSFGPVNDSYATITGLISGTLYYFRVVASNSLGSSNISLLESVALTTVTPPGTNATGTYVDISAGQGTESGVKPILLIDQVNRKLLVVTINKANNSKPSLFRCNLDGTSCVHTDISSGQGGDAADVSASAVIDHFNGKLLVVAPNGANDRKLSLYRCNLDGTSCTHTDISAGQGIDSGLFPSAVIDQVNGKLLAFTSRRIGFTGSKPSLFRCNLDGTACTHTDLTSGLGNLYGVIPSAVIDQVNRKILVVMVSGDQARPSLIRCNLDGTTCTHTDISAGQGDGVGFYPVAVIDQFNGKLLVVTQNVTNNHRPSLFRCNLDGTSCTHTDISVGQGAETGSHPSVVIDEVNRKLLVVATYGSNDIKIGLFRCNLDGTSIVYRDISAGQGVNSGFLPFVAIDYINGKMLVATQNYENAGKPSLYIW; encoded by the coding sequence ATGCGAATCCAAAAACAAACCTATCTCTTGTCATTCTTGGTTCTTTTCACAAACAATTGTGTCTTTTTTTTACCAAATGGAAACACGCAAACAGGATTTAATCCATTAGTATTTCTGCTTGGCCTTGTAGGTGGATCGTCTACGTCTTCCCAAAACCTAACTCCAGGAACCGTCGTTGATCTGTCAGGTGATGGAAAACTGGATGGGACGTTAGTCGATGCAGATGGCGATGGTGTTTCTGATGGGATCAATCTCACTGGTGGAACCACTCCAAACCTCATCCTTTTTGATACCAATGGCGATGGAATTCCCGATGCAGTCGATTCCAACGGGGATGGAATCCCTGAATATTTTATAAGCCCGAAACCTCCTGGGTTTCTCACAACAGGACCAGGTGGAACAGGAAATCCAGTCGTCATCATTGTGGATGCAAATGGAAATCCTCTTGGGTTTGATACCGATGGAGACGGGACGCCCAACGACACAGCTATCGTTACTATTTTAAGTGATACCACTCCTCCAACCATCACCAGTTCTTTGTTAACCGGATTATATTCCACTTCGCAAACAACGACTCTCACTTGTTCCGATAACAAAGCACCAGGGTCTATCGTTTATACTTTGGATGCTTCCGCTCCGAAGTTTGCACCAAAAAATGGAACCGTCATTGCAAAACCTTCCAAAGTAGTTTCTTTATCTACAGAAGGAAGCCATACGCTCCAAGTAATCTGTCGTGACTTGGCTGGGAATGTTTCTACACCAATTAGCATCGTTTATACGATCGATACCAAAATCCCAGCCCTTACGATTGTAAGCCAATCTTCTACTGCCATCAGTGCAAGTGCAAATGCAATCGGTAGTTCTACCGTCATTTGGAGATCCGATCGCTCCGGGTCTTTTACTGTTCGTGAAGGAAGTTCTTGTGATTCAGGAACCATCGTTTCTACAGGATCTGCTTCCGCAAATGTTGACCAATCATTTGTTCGTTCTCAAACTCATTTTACAACTGAAGGCACAAAGACCTATCGCATTTGTGTCACAGCTTCCAATGGACTGACAGGATTTGTATCCCTTAGTTTGCAAAGAGATGATACGGCGCCTGTTGTGACTGCTGAGCCTGGTGCGGGAAATTATGGAGTAGCTACATCCGTTTCTCTTTCCTGTGCAGATACAGGTGGGTCTGGATGTGAACAAATTGCCTATGCTGTCCAAACTGGATCAGCTCCGACAAATCCTGCCATCCAAGGAACGACAGGAACCATTAGTAGCGGGACTTTGTATACTTCGCCCATTGCGATGACCGATGCGTCAGTCACCTATACTAAGTTTGTGGCTCGTGACAAAGCGGGAAATGTTTCCAGTGTGAGTTCTCAAAACTATACTGTAGACACACAAGTGGCCACCATCACTGTGAATTCGCATACGGCCGCAATCAATGGATCTGCGAATGTATCGTTAAGTTGGCAAAGTTCTAAGGCAGGTTCCTATCAAATTCGATTGGGTGGTAATAGTTGTACTACTGGTACGGCACTCACCAATACAGGAAGTAATGCCAATGTAACGGGAAATGCTTCTGCAGCTACAGACATCACTTCTACCATCGCAAATTCTCATTTTGCCGAAGGTGAAACTACCATTCGCATTTGTGTCGCAAATTTAATTGTTAATTTTGGATCCACAACTCGGATGACAATGAAGGACACTACCGCTCCAATCCTCACAATGGCCTCGCCAACCGGATCGGGTCCTTATGCTTCAGGAACTCAACTCCAACTCAGTTGTTCTGACACTGGTGGAAGCGGATGTGATAAAATCATTTATACTTTGAATGGCACAGAACCAACGTTTGATGGGAGTGGTTCTGTGACCAATGGAATAGTATATTCTTCACCGGTGGCACTTCCAAATGGGAGTAACCAAATCAAATATTTGGCTCGTGATTTGGCGGGAAACCTAAGTACTGCCGGGAACCAAAGTCTCCAAGTAGGTCCGCCGAATGCTCCTGCTTTTGTGGAAGCACAAGCTGGGGGGACAACTGCCGTTGTAAAATGGTGGTCTGTCTCTGGTGCCACTTCGTACACTGTGTACTATGGCACAAGTCCAGGTGTCACAACAGCATCGACAAGTTTTGGACCAGTGAACGATTCGTATGCGACCATTACGGGATTAATCAGTGGAACATTGTATTACTTTAGAGTGGTGGCAAGTAATTCGTTGGGGAGTAGTAATATTTCCTTATTGGAATCGGTGGCGTTGACTACAGTAACACCGCCTGGGACAAATGCAACGGGGACATATGTCGATATCTCTGCAGGCCAGGGAACTGAATCTGGTGTTAAACCCATACTCCTCATCGATCAAGTCAATCGAAAGTTATTGGTTGTAACGATTAATAAAGCAAATAACAGTAAACCTAGTCTATTCAGGTGTAATCTTGATGGAACTAGTTGTGTTCATACGGATATTTCTTCCGGACAGGGAGGCGACGCAGCAGATGTTTCCGCTAGCGCAGTTATCGATCACTTCAATGGAAAGTTGCTGGTTGTCGCTCCCAATGGCGCAAATGACAGAAAGCTCAGTCTATACAGGTGCAATCTTGATGGAACTAGTTGTACCCATACAGATATTTCAGCTGGACAAGGGATTGACTCGGGACTTTTCCCTAGTGCGGTCATCGACCAGGTCAATGGAAAGTTGTTGGCTTTCACTTCTCGTAGAATCGGTTTTACAGGTTCTAAGCCTAGTCTATTCAGGTGCAATCTTGATGGAACTGCTTGTACCCATACCGATCTTACTTCAGGACTAGGGAATCTATATGGTGTTATTCCCAGCGCAGTCATCGATCAGGTCAATCGAAAGATTTTGGTTGTAATGGTAAGTGGTGATCAAGCTAGACCCAGTCTAATAAGGTGTAATCTTGATGGAACTACATGTACCCATACCGATATTTCTGCAGGACAAGGTGATGGCGTGGGTTTTTACCCCGTTGCAGTCATCGACCAGTTCAATGGTAAGTTGTTGGTTGTAACTCAAAATGTAACCAATAACCATAGACCTAGTTTATTCAGATGCAATCTTGATGGTACTAGTTGTACTCATACGGATATTTCTGTAGGACAAGGTGCTGAAACGGGAAGTCATCCGAGTGTAGTCATCGACGAGGTCAATCGAAAGTTGCTTGTTGTTGCAACTTATGGATCTAATGACATCAAGATCGGCCTATTCAGGTGTAATCTTGATGGAACTAGTATAGTCTACAGAGATATTTCTGCAGGACAAGGGGTTAATTCTGGTTTTCTACCTTTTGTGGCCATCGACTACATTAATGGAAAAATGCTGGTGGCCACGCAAAATTATGAAAACGCCGGAAAACCATCTCTTTATATTTGGTAA
- a CDS encoding Dps family protein, with protein MMKINIGIPEEERSAISESLKKLLADTYTLYQKTHSYHWNVTGPMFQTLHILFMTQYTELWNAIDPIAERIRSLGYYAPMGGWEFAKYSSISEDKEVPKATDMIKRLVEGNEAVIRTARAAYEPAEKGNDQATLDLLTQRLDIHEKTAWMLRSLLED; from the coding sequence ATAATGAAAATTAACATTGGAATCCCTGAAGAAGAACGAAGTGCCATTTCTGAGTCTTTAAAAAAACTCTTAGCCGATACATACACTCTGTATCAAAAAACACATAGTTACCATTGGAACGTCACAGGCCCCATGTTCCAAACGTTGCATATTTTGTTTATGACTCAATATACAGAACTTTGGAATGCCATCGACCCCATTGCAGAAAGAATCAGATCTCTCGGATATTATGCACCTATGGGTGGTTGGGAATTTGCAAAATATTCTAGTATTTCAGAAGACAAAGAAGTACCAAAAGCAACTGATATGATTAAAAGATTGGTTGAAGGCAATGAAGCAGTCATTCGTACAGCTCGTGCGGCTTACGAACCTGCAGAAAAAGGAAACGACCAAGCCACATTAGATTTACTCACACAAAGACTGGACATTCATGAAAAAACCGCTTGGATGTTACGTTCATTACTGGAAGACTAA
- a CDS encoding SH3 domain-containing protein produces MSFTSLLAEPKLKEKSKQTKPSELLKRDLYSEIVIPVIGLNLHLFADQKSDVLRKLKFGEPVSFDKDSLESPKEDWIPVKLEDGLSGFIKRSVVRSVLPKQYLSTLLFEAERMVLSKNIDFGAKQEITDTIFQISSTGKFTGDDFIFIRAKAGYFLKKTVDVMNEKGIKPDNDPATLEFLKRHQTKLLYDYNSRKYYVDSNYFWKLLESYPKTKHSDYAGYLATESNPSADCGTDLKCRLEEMRKGKLRYIYLFPTGNYINLYTKDLVSNLQSMTKDPDSIPCFAPVGEGIKSEINQMIRYTSEIGPREKKQILPHLQILKKECFR; encoded by the coding sequence ATGAGTTTTACTTCACTTCTTGCAGAACCCAAATTAAAAGAAAAATCCAAACAAACAAAACCTTCTGAACTTTTAAAACGTGATTTGTATTCTGAAATTGTAATTCCTGTGATTGGTTTAAACTTACATTTGTTTGCAGACCAAAAAAGTGATGTTCTTCGAAAACTCAAATTTGGTGAACCTGTATCTTTTGATAAGGATTCCCTTGAAAGTCCCAAGGAAGATTGGATTCCTGTGAAATTGGAAGATGGACTTTCCGGTTTTATCAAACGTTCAGTGGTTCGCTCTGTTTTGCCAAAACAGTATTTGTCTACTTTGTTATTTGAAGCAGAACGTATGGTGCTTTCCAAAAATATTGATTTTGGAGCAAAACAAGAAATCACGGATACAATTTTTCAAATTTCTTCAACAGGCAAATTTACCGGTGACGATTTTATCTTCATTCGGGCGAAAGCTGGATATTTTTTAAAGAAAACTGTGGATGTCATGAATGAAAAGGGGATCAAACCTGATAATGATCCTGCTACTTTGGAATTTCTGAAACGGCATCAAACCAAGTTATTGTATGATTATAATTCCAGAAAATACTATGTAGATTCAAACTATTTCTGGAAACTTTTGGAGTCTTACCCAAAAACAAAACATTCGGATTACGCGGGTTATTTGGCCACAGAAAGTAATCCCAGTGCGGATTGTGGAACTGATTTAAAGTGTCGGTTGGAAGAGATGAGAAAGGGAAAACTTCGTTATATCTATCTTTTTCCTACTGGCAATTATATTAATTTATACACCAAAGATTTAGTATCTAATTTACAATCCATGACAAAAGATCCCGATTCCATTCCTTGTTTTGCTCCAGTGGGAGAGGGGATAAAATCTGAGATCAATCAAATGATTCGGTATACATCTGAGATTGGCCCTAGAGAAAAAAAACAAATTCTTCCGCACTTACAAATTCTAAAGAAAGAATGTTTTCGTTAG
- a CDS encoding alpha/beta fold hydrolase, which yields MKLAYKLYPFQPTMETKKSVGDIIILHGLFGSSKNWVTVAKALSGYGSVYTVDQRNHGDSPHTKEHSIPLMAGDLEEFILDHKLESPILLGHSMGGLVAMYFDFTHPGVLKELIVQDIAPRSYPFAYEKEIKSMSFPLDGFSSRTDIDTEMAKYLPDTFIRQFLQMSLERLDSGEYRWKLNVGGLNQARRVFEETFSENQTSNTKTLFLIGGISEYITKDDLVLIGKVFSSLVIKIIPEGGHYIHFTHQKDYLKILSEEFLSIL from the coding sequence GTGAAATTAGCTTATAAACTTTATCCTTTTCAGCCGACAATGGAAACAAAAAAATCTGTTGGTGATATCATCATCTTACATGGGTTATTTGGCTCTTCAAAGAATTGGGTTACGGTGGCGAAGGCTCTCTCTGGGTATGGGTCTGTATATACTGTCGACCAAAGAAATCATGGAGACTCTCCGCACACAAAGGAACATTCAATTCCACTAATGGCTGGTGATTTAGAAGAATTTATTTTGGATCATAAGTTAGAGTCGCCTATTCTACTCGGACATTCTATGGGTGGACTTGTGGCAATGTATTTTGATTTTACGCACCCTGGTGTATTAAAAGAATTGATCGTCCAAGACATTGCACCTAGGTCTTATCCTTTTGCTTATGAAAAGGAAATCAAATCGATGTCTTTCCCTTTGGATGGATTTAGTTCTAGGACCGACATTGATACAGAGATGGCAAAGTATTTACCTGATACTTTTATTCGTCAATTTTTACAGATGAGTTTGGAACGATTGGATTCTGGTGAATATCGTTGGAAATTGAATGTTGGCGGTCTGAATCAAGCGAGACGAGTCTTTGAAGAAACATTTTCGGAAAACCAAACCTCAAATACCAAAACTCTTTTTTTGATTGGTGGTATATCAGAATACATCACTAAGGATGATCTGGTTTTAATTGGGAAGGTGTTTTCCAGTCTGGTGATCAAAATCATTCCGGAGGGTGGCCATTATATCCATTTTACACACCAAAAGGATTATTTGAAAATATTGAGTGAAGAGTTTTTGTCAATCCTTTGA